In one Silene latifolia isolate original U9 population chromosome 10, ASM4854445v1, whole genome shotgun sequence genomic region, the following are encoded:
- the LOC141605955 gene encoding pentatricopeptide repeat-containing protein At5g14080-like yields the protein MRPPARELPTLISQALLTKSPTQHGTWTASLERTLHQLGCRDSLTPSLVARVIDPYLLHHPSLSLGFFNWAAQQPNFSHSSISYTSVLKSLANSRHFNSLVKVFKEAKARNVCVDRSVYRHFITSLVKLKRSHEGYLALSEVYDVGDDVCNLVLAGLVSEGRFEFAQKVFDEMLVRGVRFDTLGFGLFMWRYCRKAEISQVLGVLDRVRGRGSGFDGSIVALFIVHGLCDVGRISEAYSLLEELKNRDCKPDFIAYRIIAEAYRSNGPGCIFEVQMTLKKKRKLGVAPRASDYRDFILALLSNNFIFEGKVLGHLIIDGNFPVEDDVLDALVGSVSQVDPCSATLFFKFMLGKEQAPNLQTLSSLSRNLCKHGKIDDLLEVQHILTSKDYFTNPERYNVMFSSLCVAGRVREAYGILQEMRKKGLVPDISFYNILMEALCSEDLIRPAKKLWDEMFAYGVYGNLQTYNILIKKFAEGGQVDDAQGLYDHMLQKGITPNATTYTSLLEGLCQESKFEAAIQFFYKAADQDVTIARTIVPRLVLLLCKAGHFASASQFLCSNCHLGHNESHVILLNYLADAREFQIAINHLRQVMAVWPALLQEISTEIFSLLSSSSNPEPILQLLREMQQTELTSTDENWRRFCGQMLKWVPGECQPLLRV from the exons ATGAGACCTCCGGCGAGAGAACTCCCTACCTTAATCAGCCAAGCACTGCTTACGAAAAGCCCGACACAACACGGAACATGGACGGCCTCACTCGAGCGAACGCTCCACCAACTCGGTTGCCGTGACTCATTAACCCCATCACTCGTTGCCCGAGTCATTGACCCGTATCTTCTCCATCACCCATCTTTATCCCTCGGTTTCTTCAACTGGGCAGCTCAACAACCCAATTTCTCACATTCTTCAATATCTTACACTTCTGTTCTCAAATCCCTCGCCAATTCCCGCCATTTTAATTCCTTGGTCAAAGTTTTCAAGGAGGCAAAAGCTCGAAATGTGTGCGTTGATCGCTCTGTTTATCGACATTTTATTACGTCCTTAGTGAAATTGAAGAGATCGCATGAGGGGTATTTGGCTTTGAGTGAGGTTTATGATGTTGGGGATGATGTTTGTAATTTGGTTCTTGCTGGGTTGGTGTCCGAGGGGCGGTTTGAGTTTGCGCAGAAGGTGTTTGACGAAATGCTTGTTAGAGGTGTGAGATTTGATACCCTTGGATTTGGGTTGTTTATGTGGAGGTATTGTAGGAAAGCTGAAATAAGCCAGGTTTTAGGAGTGTTGGATAGGGTTAGAGGTCGTGGTTCGGGGTTTGATGGGTCGATAGTCGCGCTCTTTATTGTTCATGGGCTCTGTGACGTGGGTAGGATATCTGAGGCTTATAGCCTTTTGGAGGAGCTGAAAAATAGAGATTGTAAGCCTGATTTTATTGCATATAGGATTATCGCGGAGGCTTATAGGTCTAATGGACCAGGGTGTATTTTCGAGGTGCAGATGACcttaaagaagaaaaggaagttaGGAGTTGCACCAAGGGCTAGTGACTACAGAGATTTTATACTGGCTTTGCTTTCGAATAACTTCATATTTGAAGGTAAAGTGCTGGGGCATTTGATTATAGATGGGAATTTCCCAGTCGAAGATGATGTTTTGGATGCTTTGGTTGGATCAGTATCACAGGTTGATCCTTGTTCGGCCACGCTGTTTTTCAAATTCATGTTAGGGAAAGAGCAAGCACCAAATCTTCAAACCTTGAGCAGCTTGAGTAGAAATCTGTGCAAACATGGTAAAATTGATGATCTGTTGGAAGTTCAGCACATTTTGACTTCAAAAGACTATTTTACAAACCCAGAGAGATATAATGTTATGTTTTCGTCTTTGTGCGTCGCTGGTAGAGTAAGAGAAGCTTACGGTATTCTTCAGGAGATGAGGAAGAAAGGACTGGTCCCGGACATCTCATTTTATAATATTCTCATGGAAGCGTTATGCAGTGAAGATCTTATCCGTCCTGCTAAAAAGCTTTGGGATGAGATGTTTGCCTACGGAGTTTATGGAAACTTGCAAACTTATAACATTCTTATTAAAAAGTTTGCAGAAGGAGGTCAAGTTGATGATGCACAGGGACTATATGATCACATGTTACAGAAAGGGATCACGCCTAATGCAACTACATATACGTCTCTCCTAGAAGGCCTTTGTCAGGAATCGAAATTTGAAGCTGCCATTCAATTTTTCTATAAGGCTGCAGATCAAGATGTAACCATTGCACGAACTATAGTTCCTCGTCTTGTGCTACTTCTTTGTAAAGCAG GTCATTTCGCATCTGCTTCTCAATTTCTATGCAGTAATTGTCACCTAGGACATAATGAGTCCCATGTTATCTTGTTAAATTATCTCGCAGATGCTAGAGAGTTTCAAATTGCCATCAACCACCTGAGACAGGTCATGGCTGTTTGGCCTGCTCTTCTGCAAGAAATATCAACAGAAATATTCTCATTGCTTTCTTCATCTTCAAACCCTGAGCCGATTCTGCAGCTACTTAGAGAAATGCAACAGACTGAACTCACCTCCACGGATGAAAACTGGAGAAGGTTCTGTGGGCAAATGCTAAAATGGGTGCCAGGAGAGTGTCAGCCGTTGTTGCGTGTGTGA